CTTTTTGTATTTTCCCCTATTACCTGCTTTTACAGTATAGTGTGATGGTATAGtatggcatgtttttttttctattatagcACATTATCATCACTTCAAATAAtcactttttgtattttctccccattccaatgattttttttaaatatccaagTTAATTTAGGGTCCTAATCTATGGCATTGTAGGGAGGCTAGTTTTAGGATTTGTAATTTAGATCATTCGATGAGGTTGGACATGCCTGGCTGTTGGTTTTGAACTGAGAGCATTGGAAAACTACAGACATTATAAAAAACTACTATAACAACCACTACACTCTTTCCTATACGTATTTCCATTCATGTAGTCTTTTGCCTCTTCTTTCATTACACTTCTCTGCAGTTTACATAGAGTGAAATGCACAGAAGCACTTATTTGAAGAGGGAGGTTTGGTGTGTAAACCATTTTCCCAGTGCCTTAGCCAGGgtgtaattactgtaacaaATGACAGATAATTTTGCATCACACTGGGATAGGTGGTGAGCAACAGGCATTCTGCCAAACCTTCACCCTCCTCTGCCAACTTTGGGTTCTTTCTAAAGTAGGTTCCAGAAATAATACTTGCtctttgttttatattacaCTTGTGTGCATTTTGACTGGGACTAAATATCTAGTTCCACCTTTTTACTATAAAAAGGTGTTAAGGGTAAAAACTAGATCttcttttagttttatttcctCTATGGACATTCTCACTGCTCTCTTCATTGGCTTTCTACCTGGATTCAAACAAAAATCCCCAACAGCTCAAATGAAATAATTCAGAAAAATGTTTATTCCCTTTTGGCcttaatatatacatatcttACTTCAGACATCTCAGGACAGACAGTAGGTACCATTGTGTAGTTTAAGTAGTGTAGCATTAAAGGATCTGGCACCCATTTAATGTCAGTCTGGTCTACCAACAAACCAAAACTGGTGGACCTATGAGCCGGAAAAGTTCATTGGTGAAGTTCACTGGATGGAGATGTTTAATTCATTAGTTGTCAGTTTCAATACTTTGATTAGAAGGACAAAAttgtaaacatatatatatatatatttttttattatagttcaaaataaaagtgtgaTGCGGTTCAACGTTACTGCAATGAAAGCCGTTTTGGGCGCAAACCCTATGGTTTCCCAGGCTGAGCTCCGTCTTCTTATCAAGGATTCTCGCATAGCTCCTGGCAATGAGCAGAGGTTGGAGCTTTATTATGGTTCTGGGGATAAGGCTCGGTATCTCTATTCACATACCATCACCAATGAGTTGAACGGCAAATGGATATCTTTTGACGTGACACAGACTGTGAAAAACTGGCTACAAAATCCTGGTAAGTTAATTTAATCTTTCACAAAATCAGGACTAGAAGAGAAATAAATTGTAATGAAGTGtaaattgctattttttttttttaaataacatgcaTTGCTGATTAATTGTACTGTTTTAGCCACAGAGAGTGAAGCACTAGAAGTGAAGTTGCATTGTGGGTGTGGGGAGACTGATAAAAATATGCTTTTCAAAATTTCAGGtttgtaataaattaatttgtaataaaaagcaCAATGATACTGAGTACATGTTTCTAGTATGTGTATctgtgttgttaaaaaaaaaataaaatcctgtattgtttaatgtacatttagGGATACCCAGTGGGAGAGGAGACACAGAAGGTTTACAAGCCAAAATGACAAAGCCACATATTCTGGTTATGTCACTTCCTGCAGATCGCGCCCGTCATCTCAGCTCACGGATTAAACGACAAGCTACAGGAGATGCCGTTTGTTCTGAGTtgagcacttaaaaaaaatgatgctaTTACACAGAATAAATCCAATTAAATATTCCATACTTGATGCATCCTTAAACTTGTATTGAAAAACCTGTattgtttatgtattttctctctctccatctctcctatTTTACTCTATTTCATTCGCCTTATTGTTTCTTCCTTGTGGTTTATTCAGGCAGTCAGATGTTTGCTGTGTGAGAAGACTGTATATAGACTTCCGTAAAGACCTGGGTTGGAAATGGATACATGAACCCTCTGG
This Silurus meridionalis isolate SWU-2019-XX chromosome 15, ASM1480568v1, whole genome shotgun sequence DNA region includes the following protein-coding sequences:
- the tgfb1b gene encoding transforming growth factor beta-1 proprotein, giving the protein MRAQSLLLALLCLMGCVGYCSTLSTCKPLNLELVKRKRIEAIRGQILSKLRLAKEPVDDDEGEGDKVPAEVLSVYNSTVELSEELMQNTEHVDSPDEEEEEYYAKEVHRFNMTEIQNKSVMRFNVTAMKAVLGANPMVSQAELRLLIKDSRIAPGNEQRLELYYGSGDKARYLYSHTITNELNGKWISFDVTQTVKNWLQNPATESEALEVKLHCGCGETDKNMLFKISGIPSGRGDTEGLQAKMTKPHILVMSLPADRARHLSSRIKRQATGDAVCSEQSDVCCVRRLYIDFRKDLGWKWIHEPSGYYANYCIGSCSFVWNAENKYSQVLALYKHHNPGASAQPCCVPQVLDPLPILYYVGRQHKVEQLSNMIVKTCKCS